A section of the Phaseolus vulgaris cultivar G19833 chromosome 8, P. vulgaris v2.0, whole genome shotgun sequence genome encodes:
- the LOC137824158 gene encoding uncharacterized protein, with protein sequence MNNSKTHCMAINLTSASLHSKPSFLTHKHNNPIKFYHPSSSFLTTYAQTQKTDTGISQEDASPGNGSLSSSRAQLDLLEQLTSTSSPNSGYESDGSSPKLTIREQLAQLVGGRDDDFSLPLGKNLKKVSAKFLTISQKRNIRRQAYLNEVSQRNDSVFFATIGAFVILPPFIILGIAILTGYVQLFP encoded by the exons atgaataacTCAAAAACTCACTGCATGGCCATCAATCTCACTTCTGCTTCTCTTCACTCAAAGCCTTCCTTTCTGACACACAAACACAACAATCCCATCAAATTCTACCACCCTTCTTCCTCTTTCCTCACAACATATGCTCAAACACAAAAGACTGACACTGGAATCTCACAGGAAGATGCTTCTCCTGGAAATG GATCTTTGTCTTCTTCTCGTGCCCAGTTGGATCTTTTGGAGCAACTTACATCTACAAGCTCACCAAACAGTG GCTATGAAAGTGATGGCAGCTCTCCAAAACTTACAATACGAGAGCAGCTTGCGCAGCTGGTTGGAGGAAGGGATGATGATTTCAGTCTACCCCTAGGCAAAAACTTGAAGAAAGTGAGTGCAAAGTTCTTGACCATTTCACAAAAGAGAAATATCAGGAGACAAGCTTACCTGAATGAAGTGTCACAAAGGAATGATTCAGTTTTCTTTGCAACCATAGGAGCATTTGTGATTCTTCCACCTTTTATAATACTAGGAATAGCTATATTAACGGGCTATGTACAGCTTTTTCCTTGA
- the LOC137824159 gene encoding cytochrome b561 domain-containing protein At4g18260-like: MGVQQQLGAFLFQVSIVFVMFLVVSASEEHKKAKGRHSSRKDHNTKMSPRLQFEITLHGLLLWASMAFLIPVGILVIRLSNREGNRRRLRIIFYVHAVLQESLAVLLATAGAIMSIKNFNNSFNNSHQRLGVALYGIMWLQVLVGIFRPQRGSKRRSLWFFAHWIMGTAVSLLGVLNVFIGLQAYKEKTSKSITTWNILFSVQICLIVIFYLLQEKWVYIQNQGAV; this comes from the exons ATGGGAGTTCAGCAACAGCTCGGTGCTTTCCTTTTTCAAGTAAGTATTGTTTTTGTCATGTTTCTCGTTGTTAGCGCATCTGAAGAGCACAAGAAAGCCAAAGGTAGACATTCAAGCAGAAAAGACCATAACACGAAG ATGAGTCCTAGACTTCAGTTCGAAATCACATTACATGGGCTTCTCTTGTGGGCTTCAATGGCGTTCTTGATACCTGTTGGTATACTAGTCATTAGACTGTCCAACAGAGAGGGGAATCGAAGAAGGCTTAGAATCATATTCTATGTTCATGCAGTTTTGCAGGAAAGT CTTGCCGTACTTCTTGCTACTGCAGGAGCAATCATGTCcataaaaaatttcaacaacTCCTTCAACAATAGTCATCAAAGATTAGGGGTAGCATTATATGGTATTATGTGGCTGCAAGTTCTAGTTGGTATTTTTCGACCACAAAG GGGATCCAAAAGAAGAAGTCTGTGGTTCTTTGCACACTGGATAATGGGAACTGCAGTGTCATTACTGGGTGTCCTGAATGTCTTTATTGGTTTACAAGCCTACAAAGAAAAAACATCTAAAAGCATAACAACTTGGAATATACTTTTCAGTGTTCAGATATGTTTGATTGTGATCTTCTACCTTCTTCAAGAAAAATGGGTCTACATACAAAACCAAGGAGCGGTTTAG